GATCTGAACACAGACATCCCAACTTGGATAATTTTTTTGTTCAATTGCATTAAACAAATCGGCCTGCAGAAAATCAGGATTTTCACCAGCCACTTTAGTCGCTACTTCATTACTCAAATTCTTAATACCTTGCTTGGTAATAAAGTGGTATTTAATCCAGTATGCTTCACCTTGATCATTCACCCATTTATAAGTATGCGAACCATAGCCGTTCATTTCCCGATAAGAGGCTGGAATCCCACGGTCCCCCATTAAAATCGTAACTTGGTGCACGGATTCTGGCGAGTGGGCCCAAAAGTCCCATTGCATCTCTTGTGACCGTTCATGAGTCTTAGGGTCACGTTTTTGAGAATGAATAAAATCCGGAAATTTCAACGGATCATTAATGAAAAAGACTGGCGTATTGTTGCCGACAATATCATAATTGCCTTCATCCGTATAGAATCGTAACGCATAGCCACGCACATCACGCACCGTATCGGCGGACCCACTTTCTCCCGCTACTTGGGAAAACCGCGCTAACATTGGCACTTTTTTTCCAACTTCTGTAAAAATTTTAGCCTTGGTATAGGCGCGCATATCTTTGGTTAATTAAAAGTAACCTTTGGCACCCGCACCTTTAGCATGCACAACCCGTTCTGGAATTCGTTCACGGTCAAAATGAGCTAACTTTTCTAATAAATTATAGTCTTGAATTAAGACTGGTCCCCGAGCACCGGCAGTTAAGGAATGCTCATTATCACTCCACGCTTGGCCAGCTGCGTTTGTTAATTTCTGATCCAAAATAATTTCCCCCTAAAATTAATGGTTAACACAGATATAAATATACAAAACTACTCACAACAACGCTGGTTTAGTGACTTATAACGTTTGTAATTATATTGAACAAAATCAATAATACGGCTGGTTGAGCTCATTTCATCACTGTTAATCTCACTTGATTCAGGGCATAACAAAACCGCTAAGATTGGCTTTTTATTAGCCCAATCTTGGCGGTTATTTTAACTTTCATTATAAAATTACAGCTACTTCATTAAACCAAAACCACCGGTCCAACCAATCTTTTCGTTTGCCGCAAGCGTCATTTGTAAAAAGCCGACACTTTCCATTTCACGAGCCCGTTTAAGCGAACCGGCATCAACAAAAGCCACGCCACTATCAGTTAGCGCCGTTGCCAATTGTTGTTTGGCGACGTCAGAATCACTAGCTGCCAATACCGTAGTAGTGGCAGTACCGACTTTACGACTTTGTAAAGTCGCTGCAAAGGTCGTATTGAAGGCTTTCACCACTTGTGCTGCTGGTAATAAAGCAGCAATTTCAGCGGCCGCTGAGCTATCCGCTGGCACAGCCAGTTCATCCCAAGTCTCATAATTCAGTGGATTCGTAATATCAACCACCACTTTATGCGCTAAAGCCGCTTGGTTCGCTTTTGCAATACTAATTGCTGCCGGATATGGTACCGCCAAAACCACGATATCGCCTAAATCCGTGACCGCATCATCATGACCCAAATACGTCACTTGGTTGCCACCCTGCTTAAAGACATCGCCAATCGCTTGCCCCATATTGCCCTTACCAATCATCGTTACCTTTGCCATCTGACAAACCTCCTGATAAATTAATTTATTTTAAGATTAATTTCAACATACGGTTTTTAACGGCACAGGTCAACTAATTAGCTTACTGATTTAGCAAACTAACCGAAAAATCAGGTTAATCCATCTAAATTAGTGATCAACGATTTTTAATAATGTTTTTAAATTCGCCTGCTTATTTAGCACGGTCACTAATTGACGCTGATTCCTATCATAAGTCATTGAATCAAAAACGTTTACGAGGAGCTTTGGGTCAGCACTGGTGCCCATCTGTAACCCACTTAGTTTGCTGAAGACGTTAACGCTTGGATTAACATCAAAGATAGCAGCGACATCTGGTAGCATTTCGCCTAATGGCAGCTTATTCGTATAGTTGCCACTACTAAAATAAGCCCGCAAACAGAACATCAAAATTGCCCGTTCATACATTGATAACGCTGATAATTGCTTTTGTAAATCGGAATCCATCTTTAAACGACCACCCTATTAGTTTACTTCACAATTATCATAGCACATGCACCGGCTACCTTCATAAAACATACCACTTATAGCTACCGAAATTGGATAAATTTTAATTCATAGAATACAGATTGAAATCAAAATAAAACTGGCTGGCAAGTAGCGTAGATTCCGTGTCCAACTTTAAAGGTTCACTTCACTATATCTCTTTTTTTGCACTTTTTTAATATACTATAAATAAAATACATACAAAAATATCTGCTGCCAGTAATCAAGTTCTCACCTAATTACCAACAACAGATATTTTAGAACCTAAATTCCGGCATGTTATGCTTCTTTTATTTAAATTCTATGCTCAAGTCAATCTTTTTACTTAGCAACGGCATGATTTTCATCCAACATATACTGGAATTCAATCGATCCGCTCAACAGGTCAGCTTTGAACAAGCCTTGCGTCCCATTATTTTCATCGGCCATCACAACAAAGTAACTGGCCCCTTCATCAGTCACATGTTGGAAACTGACATATTCACCTTTAAAACCATTCTTTCGGAACAATCCAATTAACCGAATCATTTCCCGTTGTGTTACCTCATTTGCTGCTGTTTCACTCATGCTTATTTCCCCCATAATCAATTTTTCTTTGTGTATAACTTTTATGCCGCAAAAGTTATTAACTTGTGGATAAGTTAATTTTCCACATTAATCCTTGTTTTTGTCCACTTATCCCCATAGGTCTTGCAACTTCCGGGGATAAGTCGAGCTATCTAACTTAATTAGTATCTGAATATGTCAATATGCTAATGCGGGCCCCATAAGTGCAGATTCCAGTACAACATCATTCACCCACACCTTAGTTTCCGTTATGCCCAATAGCGTCCGCTTCCCACCTAAAATTGACACAAATTGCCAACTTCATCTCACGATAGCCAACACTAACTGTATTTTAGGCCAGAAAAAAGCACCCCCACAAGTGCGGGTGCTTCTCCAAAAATCAGTAAATAATCAACCGACTATTTGCCTAACTTTTCTTTACCCAAAACCTTTAACTTGTCATCGAAATCATAGACAACTGGTTCGCCAGTAGCCATTTCAAGATCCATGATGTCGTCATCAGAGATTTGTTCGATATACTTGCTTAAGGCCCGTAATGAATTACCATGGGCTGCGATGATGATGTTTTGACCATCAAGCAACTTAGGCGCGATTTGGTCTTCCCAGAAAGGCATAACCCGTTCCAAAGTAACCTTCAAGTTTTCACCACCAGGGATGATGTTAGGATCTAAGTCAGCGTAACGACGATCGTTAACAGCTGAACCTTCATCGTCAGCACTCAATAGTGGAGGCAAAACATCATATGAACGACGCCAGATATGAACTTGATCGTCACCGTATTTTTCAGCGGTTTCCTTCTTGTTCAAACCTTGTAAAGCACCGTAATGACGTTCGTTTAAGCGCCATGATTTTGTTTCAGGAATCCAAAGTTGGTCAGATTCTTCAAGAACATAATGTAATGTCTTGATGGCACGTGTCAAAACAGAAGTGAAGGCATAGTCGAATTCTAAGCCAGCAGCTTTGATCTTTTGACCAGCCGCCTTTGCTTCTTCAACACCCTTTTCGCTTAAGTTAACATCAACCCAACCAGTGAATTGGTTGGATAGGTTCCATTCACTTTGACCGTGACGAATCAATACTAATTTTGCCATAGCAGTTAATGACCTCTTTCTAAAATTATTTACTTTGTTCATTTTACACTGAAACCGCGAAAAATCAAAATATTATCGGGGTTTATTTGCAGAATCAGCGGATGTAGGCGGACTTTTTTTCAAATGAATTTTAGGTTTTAAGCCATGCACCGGTTTGACACCGATAATATCCAAAATAAAGTTAAAGATTGGGACGCCCACAATCAAGCCCCATACCCCGAATAACCGTTCACTAACTAGTAAAACGACAAACGTATAAAAGATGGGCAATTCCGTCCGGCTCGCCATAAACTTGGGATTAAGCACATAAGCTTCTAATGCATGGACGACCATAATCATGAGCACCATATAAACGACATAACGTAAGCCCCCGACCGAGTAGGCAATCAAGCTTAAGGGGATTAACGAAATGATCACGCCGGCCACTGGAATCAGACTGAGCAAGAAAATCATTAATCCTAAACTAATTAGTTGCGGCATCGCCAAGATTGCCATAAAAATCACCGTAATAACTGTATTAACAATGGCAATTAAGAATTGCGCTTCTAACACCACCCCAAAACTATTGACGAATTTACGTGCAAAGTAGGCCACATCTTGGAAGAACCAACCAAAAGTACTCGTCAAAAACCGTTGTGAAAATAGTCGCATTTGGTGATCTTCAACTGTGAAGAAAAAGCTTAACACGAACGATAAAAAGAGCGTAACGCCCATGTTACCAATAGTTGTAATGTACTTAAACACCACCGAAATACCACTTTTTAATTGTTTCAAAATATCTGAATCCTGAAAATATGATGTAATCCAAGTCAAAACCGTATTGGTATCGTTCGATGAATTCTGATAGAACCGATAGACTGAGCCAAAGGTTAAAAAGGTTTGTTTAATTAATTGTGGCAAATAGGTCGTCACTGCAAAATACATCCCTAAAATAACCAGTGCGTAAATCACAATAACAATGACCGGGCTTGGAATTTTAACCCACCGGCGCACAAACCGGACTAGCCGCGTGACCAAAAACGTGAAGATAAACGTCAATAAAATAATGCTCATCATGCTAGACGCTAAGTACAACCCAATAACAATCAAGATTAGCACACTCGTCCGCCGCAACCGGACATTGTGGACAAACTGTGACCAAAGTTCCAAAAGACCCACTCCCTTATTATCCTTACCCCCATTCTAACTGAAAAGCTGGTTAATAAACATGAAAAGTCCACCGCAATCATGAAAAAAAACAAGCCACCTCACCCATCGATTGATGGCAAGATAACTTGTTTTCATTCTAACCGGTTAAGAGAAATGCATTTTCAAACTTTCCAAACCAAGCGCTTGATGAATAATCTCTGACGCGCCACCAAGTAAAGCGGCTGATTGAACATTCTTAGTCGC
This genomic window from Lactobacillus sp. CBA3606 contains:
- a CDS encoding NADPH-dependent F420 reductase, coding for MAKVTMIGKGNMGQAIGDVFKQGGNQVTYLGHDDAVTDLGDIVVLAVPYPAAISIAKANQAALAHKVVVDITNPLNYETWDELAVPADSSAAAEIAALLPAAQVVKAFNTTFAATLQSRKVGTATTTVLAASDSDVAKQQLATALTDSGVAFVDAGSLKRAREMESVGFLQMTLAANEKIGWTGGFGLMK
- a CDS encoding 2,3-diphosphoglycerate-dependent phosphoglycerate mutase gives rise to the protein MAKLVLIRHGQSEWNLSNQFTGWVDVNLSEKGVEEAKAAGQKIKAAGLEFDYAFTSVLTRAIKTLHYVLEESDQLWIPETKSWRLNERHYGALQGLNKKETAEKYGDDQVHIWRRSYDVLPPLLSADDEGSAVNDRRYADLDPNIIPGGENLKVTLERVMPFWEDQIAPKLLDGQNIIIAAHGNSLRALSKYIEQISDDDIMDLEMATGEPVVYDFDDKLKVLGKEKLGK
- a CDS encoding AI-2E family transporter — its product is MELWSQFVHNVRLRRTSVLILIVIGLYLASSMMSIILLTFIFTFLVTRLVRFVRRWVKIPSPVIVIVIYALVILGMYFAVTTYLPQLIKQTFLTFGSVYRFYQNSSNDTNTVLTWITSYFQDSDILKQLKSGISVVFKYITTIGNMGVTLFLSFVLSFFFTVEDHQMRLFSQRFLTSTFGWFFQDVAYFARKFVNSFGVVLEAQFLIAIVNTVITVIFMAILAMPQLISLGLMIFLLSLIPVAGVIISLIPLSLIAYSVGGLRYVVYMVLMIMVVHALEAYVLNPKFMASRTELPIFYTFVVLLVSERLFGVWGLIVGVPIFNFILDIIGVKPVHGLKPKIHLKKSPPTSADSANKPR